Proteins encoded within one genomic window of Parolsenella massiliensis:
- a CDS encoding twin-arginine translocase TatA/TatE family subunit has translation MFLGLGAPELIFILIVVLVIFGPKNLPKLGKSFGQTVKGIREGMEGEDKPAKADATAESKPAEDVVVEHVDADDEDAPAAAEGKKFCGSCGAENPADNKFCKSCGAKLD, from the coding sequence ATGTTTCTTGGATTGGGTGCCCCTGAGCTCATCTTCATTCTGATCGTCGTCCTCGTGATCTTTGGCCCGAAGAACCTCCCGAAGCTCGGCAAGTCCTTCGGCCAGACCGTCAAGGGCATCCGCGAGGGCATGGAGGGCGAGGACAAGCCCGCCAAGGCCGACGCCACCGCCGAGTCCAAGCCTGCCGAGGACGTCGTCGTTGAGCACGTCGACGCTGACGACGAGGACGCCCCCGCCGCCGCGGAGGGCAAGAAGTTCTGCGGCAGCTGCGGCGCCGAGAACCCCGCCGACAACAAGTTCTGCAAGTCCTGCGGCGCCAAGCTGGACTAG
- the greA gene encoding transcription elongation factor GreA, which yields MADNEIILTPEGRQKLVEELAWREGEHDAEIIERIKVARDFGDLSENSEYDDAKEEQSKNASRIAEIRKILSTAKVSAGAVHVMAVSIGCTVEIQEQGKDKTMAFTIVGTTETNSLEHKISNESPVGAALMGHAKGDVIEVTSPAGATRHYTIVKISR from the coding sequence ATGGCTGACAACGAGATCATCCTTACTCCCGAAGGCCGTCAGAAGCTCGTCGAGGAGCTCGCCTGGCGCGAGGGAGAGCACGACGCCGAGATCATCGAGCGCATCAAGGTAGCCCGAGACTTCGGCGACCTGTCCGAGAACTCCGAGTACGATGACGCCAAGGAGGAGCAGTCCAAGAACGCCTCCCGCATCGCCGAGATTCGCAAGATCCTCTCCACCGCCAAGGTGTCCGCCGGCGCCGTCCACGTCATGGCCGTCTCCATCGGCTGCACGGTCGAGATCCAGGAGCAGGGCAAGGACAAGACGATGGCCTTCACCATCGTGGGCACGACGGAGACCAACTCCCTCGAGCACAAGATTTCCAACGAGAGCCCCGTTGGCGCTGCGCTCATGGGCCACGCCAAGGGCGACGTCATCGAGGTCACGAGCCCTGCTGGCGCCACGCGCCACTACACGATCGTCAAAATCTCGCGTTAG